CGTGTAATTAAAAGAGGAAACGCGTGTCACTGAATCACCCGTTACTGAATCTGAACCAGTACGGAAAGAATCAATAACATTTGTCATGCATTTAAAGAGCCGaggacaacatttatttattttttataaacataagaCTTTATTAAAAACGCACGTGTAGATGATTAGCATTAATGCGTATAAGTGAAAAAGGTCCCTGATTGAAGCTGGAATGTTCAGAGTTCCAGGAGTTCTGAGGATTGTCACTTGCCGCCTTTTTCTGACCATTCCTTGTAGCCTCCAGCGTAATTACGggcactgagagagagagagagagagagagagagagagagagagagagagagaaggatttATTGTTGCAGATTTAGCAAAACTGTGACTGTTCGAGCATTCACGACGCCAACTTTCTTACTTCTTGAAGCCCAGGCTTCTGGCTTTCTCTGTGGCAACATCTCCGCGTCTTCCCATCTGACAGTGGAAAACCAGTTCAGAGCTGTCCAGAGATGGCTTATCTACGCCAAACTTAGACTGGAATTCAGATGCGTCCAGGGACATGTCACTTTCTACATTTCCCACTAAAAAAGAAGCAAGCTCCCTTTTTAGCACACGTGGCCAATACAatctaaacagaaaacaattgGCACGCCTAGAACATACGTTAACCTGTTTTCATCAAGTACCCTGTTTGGGAGTTCTTCCAgggatgattttgtttttaattttagctcaCCTACAAATGTAACATAATGCAGTGCAATGAGTAGTCCATCGCTCTTACCTGGGATATGGATGGAGCCAGGAATACGCCCTCTATCTACCTCATCTTTATTGCGGACATCCACAACAAGCCCTGAACCCTTCGCCAAGAGAGCTTTGAAATCAGCATAGGATATCTCCTTATCTATAGCAGAGAGGAATGTGTACAATCAAGCCTGTCACGAAATAAACACTGTTGACTGAGCTCTCTAGTtagcaaacataaaacaataatataataaaatatcaagtttatatatatatatatatatatatatatatatatatatatatatatatatatacacacacacacatatatacatatatatatacacacacacacatatatatatatacacacacacacatatatatatatacacacacacatatatatatatatacacacacacatatatatatatatacacacacatatattatatatatatatatatatatatatatatatatatatatatatatatatatgtttactgatttatttatttgtaaattgcaTGGTTACTAATTATGTTTTACGATTGCATTTTTTGATGTATGGATATATGATATGTGTTTATA
The genomic region above belongs to Puntigrus tetrazona isolate hp1 chromosome 14, ASM1883169v1, whole genome shotgun sequence and contains:
- the tstd1 gene encoding thiosulfate:glutathione sulfurtransferase produces the protein MASSDKEISYADFKALLAKGSGLVVDVRNKDEVDRGRIPGSIHIPVGNVESDMSLDASEFQSKFGVDKPSLDSSELVFHCQMGRRGDVATEKARSLGFKNARNYAGGYKEWSEKGGK